TTCGGCTTGTGTGCGCGGCCACGGCTTCACCCCGCAGCGCCCGGTTCGCCGGATCGACCAGTGCGGACTGCGCTCGGACGCCGCGCCGCCTGGTCGGTCCCGGGCGCCGAAGGGCAGGACCCCGATCGTGCGGGTGACCGGCCAGCGGCCGCGGGTCGACGTCATGTCCGCGGTCGCCTCGCGCGGCGCGCTGTGGTTCACCGTGTTCACCGAACGCTTCACGGCGCCGGTGCTCACCACGTTCCTCGACCGCGTCGCCGGTCAGGCGGGCAGGAAGGTGCATGTCGTCGCCCGGCACCCTGTGCACAACGGACTGCTCGCCTTGGCCGATGTCGGCTACACCGGAGCAGGCGCCAGTCCGTTACACGTCGACAGCCGCGCCCACAACAGGCTCCTGCGCGGTATCCGCGTCTGCGGCGAACCGCGCAACAACGCCTGGCACAGCATGGCCGGGGTGGTCGTCGACGCGGAACCGCGGGTCGGCGCCCAGCTCTCCCGGGAACGGTGGCGCCCCGCGCTGCCGGAGATCTGCGAGAGCACCGGCCGACTGCTCGACGTCCTCGGCGTCGCCGGGCAGTGGTCGCGGTTCGACCCCGAGCGGTACCCGTTCGTGCACAAGGTCGCGGCACGCCTGCGCGAGCACGATGACCGCGAGCAGTTCCTCGCCGGCGTCGACGTCTTCCGGGCCGGTATCGCGACCCTCCGGTAGCCGGCCGCCTCTGGTCCACAACGGACTGATCACTTCGCGCGGGTTGCCTGTACGGGCAGGGATGGTGTTCGAACGCGTACGGCCCTGCGGCACGGGCCGCCCCGTCGCCGAAGTGCGGTTTCCGTGGAGTGCGCCGGGGCTCGTCGACGTCCTGCGGGAAACACCGCGCTCGGCCGCCGCCGCGGGTGAGTTGCGCAGGCAGCCGTTCGCGGTCAAGCGGGTGCTGGACGTGCGGGACGACCGGCTGCTGGTCGTGGTGGGACCGGAATCGGGGCTCGGCGGGGTCTTCCGGGGCGTCGGGGCGGGACGCGGTCGCGGCCTGCCGGGCGCGCCTGCTGGACGTCGCCCGCGCGGGGCTGTTCCCGGCCGTCCGGTTCACCGGGCCGCGCCGGGTGCTCGACGCCTGGGCGGCCGGCCCGGGCTGCTGCTGCGCCGGGCCGGGCTGCCGGACTGGGTGGTGGTCGAGGCGGGCGGCGCGGACCGGGTCGACGGCGTGGCGCGGGTGGTCGCGGCCGGGGGAGAGGATGTCGTCGGGCGGTGTCGACGGGCTGCCGCGCACCCTGACGGACGCTGTGCGGCGCGGCCGCCTCCGGAGATGAGCCCACCCCGGGGTCGAGTCGACCCCGGTCCTACGGGGTGCCCGGTGCGCGCGAGGACGCCAGGCGCCGCCTGCGCCGGTACTCGGCGGCCTTCATCCGGTTGCCGCACTCGGTCATGCCGCACCACCGGCGGGGCTTGCCGCGCGTGTCGTCCACGAACAGGCGCGTGCACTCCGGCCGGCCGCACTCGCGCACCCGGGCCAGGTCCGGCGAGCCGATCAGCTCGATCGCGTCCCTGGCCACCGTCGACAGCACGGCCGTGACGTCGCCGTGCCGCTCCACGGCGCCGTCGGCGGTGAACACCGGCCGCACCGGTGGCGGATCGGCGAATGCCTGCAACGCGGCGTGCGCCACCTCCCGCGGCGGCTCCACGCGCAGCGCGGCGTACACCAGCTCGCGCAGCTCGCGAACGCGCAGCACGTCGTCCCCGGACACCTCGGGCCGACGGGTCAGCAGCTTGGCCTCGACCACCCAGTCCGCGACCGCCCCCTCGTCCGGCAGCAGCTCCTCCCGCTCGCCGCGCCGCCACTTCAGCGTCCCCGCCAGGTCCAACGACACCCGGCCGCTCACGAACACGTGCACATCACCATTCTGACGGTGACGTCAACCGGTCGATCGGCGGGCCGGTGCTCGGAGCACGGGACCGGTCACCCGTCGTGCTCATGCCCTTACCGCACTGCCGTCGCGGCCCCGCACGGCTCTCCGCCGATCTCGCCGGGCCGGTGCGCGGCTACCGTGGTGGCGCTCGTGTCGAGACGGGGGAAGGTCGGCTGCGGATGTCCGGTGCGGAGAACGGGTTGCGCGTCCAACTGCTCGGCCCGGTGCGGGCCTGGGCGGGGGAGCGGGTCGTCGACCTGGGG
This portion of the Saccharothrix syringae genome encodes:
- a CDS encoding transposase; translated protein: MRGHGFTPQRPVRRIDQCGLRSDAAPPGRSRAPKGRTPIVRVTGQRPRVDVMSAVASRGALWFTVFTERFTAPVLTTFLDRVAGQAGRKVHVVARHPVHNGLLALADVGYTGAGASPLHVDSRAHNRLLRGIRVCGEPRNNAWHSMAGVVVDAEPRVGAQLSRERWRPALPEICESTGRLLDVLGVAGQWSRFDPERYPFVHKVAARLREHDDREQFLAGVDVFRAGIATLR
- a CDS encoding CGNR zinc finger domain-containing protein, with the translated sequence MHVFVSGRVSLDLAGTLKWRRGEREELLPDEGAVADWVVEAKLLTRRPEVSGDDVLRVRELRELVYAALRVEPPREVAHAALQAFADPPPVRPVFTADGAVERHGDVTAVLSTVARDAIELIGSPDLARVRECGRPECTRLFVDDTRGKPRRWCGMTECGNRMKAAEYRRRRRLASSRAPGTP